A genomic segment from Sulfitobacter mediterraneus encodes:
- a CDS encoding condensation domain-containing protein, which produces MAEKEIAAPAKPTIYPVTIWQQYLLDEANHPDCTDDLRDRFILSNAFLVRPKIDLRRMRRAVDKLRERHDSLRIRLCLIKDKWRAVIDPPQGETIREVDLGNLSDEDFLPAISAIANAPMPLIDAPLAEVIVAHCGARGDVLITRVHHAITDGYGMVVLAEDLTKLLIGLPVTGKAVSHAEYIKRFQSPRPSQALKTKTFWEDLHRDLPPEPNVGRKAKGIEPLSYALGKVDQRQLFCRATPDSLRSFEATAKAANLSATTLLFAAYLEAICQCYNLDRLMFMVAISRSDPALDTYVGDHTLDPFLPYQAVGPSRIMEGAKALADTFAEAMAHLPSDAARRGTPYQRRLIERGCNPGQFSVHQPRAITRQDRSIFSEGFYAGVGVIQKIGPFTLEALDISIRRRRFADMRLEAGSTKVRTGFGLSYDGISYTENESTTIANTICQLLDLEPVGMDLT; this is translated from the coding sequence ATGGCAGAAAAAGAGATAGCGGCGCCTGCGAAGCCAACGATCTATCCTGTCACGATTTGGCAGCAATACCTGCTGGATGAGGCGAACCACCCTGACTGTACCGATGATCTGCGGGACAGGTTTATCCTGTCCAATGCCTTTCTCGTGCGCCCCAAAATTGATCTGCGCCGCATGCGCCGGGCCGTGGACAAACTGCGCGAGCGTCACGACAGCCTACGCATCCGGCTTTGCCTGATCAAAGACAAATGGCGAGCTGTGATTGACCCGCCGCAAGGCGAAACCATCCGGGAGGTAGATCTGGGAAATTTGAGCGACGAGGATTTTCTGCCCGCTATTTCGGCGATCGCCAATGCGCCCATGCCGCTGATCGACGCCCCCCTGGCCGAGGTCATCGTGGCCCATTGTGGCGCGCGCGGTGATGTTCTGATCACACGGGTGCATCATGCAATTACCGATGGTTACGGCATGGTGGTCCTGGCTGAAGATTTGACCAAGCTCCTGATCGGACTGCCTGTCACAGGCAAGGCTGTATCGCACGCCGAATATATCAAGCGGTTCCAATCCCCCCGTCCCAGCCAGGCGCTCAAGACCAAAACATTCTGGGAAGACCTTCATCGCGATCTGCCACCAGAGCCAAATGTCGGGCGAAAGGCAAAGGGGATCGAACCCCTATCCTATGCGCTGGGAAAGGTAGACCAACGGCAACTTTTCTGCCGGGCCACTCCCGACAGCCTCCGATCCTTCGAAGCGACGGCCAAGGCTGCAAATCTCAGCGCAACGACGCTTCTCTTCGCAGCCTATCTTGAGGCAATTTGCCAGTGCTATAATCTGGATCGGCTGATGTTTATGGTTGCGATCTCTCGCAGTGATCCTGCCCTTGATACCTATGTGGGGGATCACACGCTCGATCCGTTTCTGCCATACCAAGCTGTTGGGCCGTCGCGCATAATGGAGGGAGCCAAAGCCCTTGCAGATACCTTTGCCGAGGCGATGGCGCATCTGCCATCTGATGCGGCACGTCGGGGAACGCCCTATCAACGAAGGTTGATCGAACGTGGGTGTAATCCCGGCCAGTTTTCCGTGCATCAACCCCGCGCCATAACCCGTCAGGACAGATCCATTTTCAGCGAGGGGTTTTACGCGGGCGTAGGGGTTATCCAGAAGATCGGACCCTTCACGCTTGAAGCGTTGGATATCTCGATCCGGCGGCGGCGGTTTGCGGATATGCGACTTGAGGCGGGATCGACCAAGGTCCGCACCGGGTTTGGCCTGTCCTATGACGGTATCAGCT